Proteins encoded by one window of Synechococcus sp. MVIR-18-1:
- a CDS encoding SDR family NAD(P)-dependent oxidoreductase: MPEINRVAWNGRALVVGRGGLGTALAKELQRRQPALEVMLCGRTLGSADDECGNWQVDLESSQSLAVLSQRLLGDPQPLRLVINATGRLHGGSLTPEKRLQQVCADHLMESFAINAAGPLLLAKAIEPALNRDLPFHFASLSARVGSIGDNRTGGWYAYRGAKAAQNMYLRSLSVEWARRFPLATVTMLHPGTTDTALSKPFQNFVPPDRLFSPQKAAALLLDVLLEQTAGDSGRFLAWDGQEIPW; this comes from the coding sequence ATGCCTGAAATCAACAGAGTTGCTTGGAATGGCCGTGCATTGGTCGTTGGGCGTGGTGGTCTTGGTACAGCACTTGCCAAGGAGTTGCAACGCCGTCAGCCTGCTCTGGAGGTCATGCTTTGCGGCCGAACCTTGGGTTCAGCCGATGACGAGTGTGGAAATTGGCAGGTGGATCTCGAGTCGTCCCAGAGCCTTGCGGTGTTGTCTCAGAGGCTCCTAGGGGATCCACAGCCCCTGCGTTTGGTGATCAATGCCACTGGGCGACTGCATGGAGGCTCCCTCACCCCTGAGAAGCGTCTGCAGCAGGTTTGTGCCGATCATTTGATGGAATCCTTTGCGATCAATGCCGCTGGCCCTCTGCTCTTGGCTAAAGCGATTGAGCCAGCTCTGAACCGGGATCTCCCTTTTCACTTTGCGAGTCTCAGCGCGCGAGTCGGGAGCATCGGCGACAACAGAACAGGGGGCTGGTACGCCTATCGGGGAGCCAAAGCGGCTCAGAACATGTATTTGCGTTCGTTGAGTGTGGAGTGGGCGCGGCGTTTTCCTCTCGCCACAGTCACGATGCTGCATCCAGGCACCACAGATACAGCACTTTCCAAGCCGTTCCAAAATTTTGTTCCGCCGGATCGTCTGTTCAGTCCTCAAAAAGCGGCCGCCCTGTTGCTTGATGTTTTGCTCGAGCAGACAGCAGGCGATAGCGGCCGTTTCCTGGCTTGGGATGGTCAGGAGATTCCTTGGTGA
- a CDS encoding DUF2237 family protein, giving the protein MPSQQQEQKPVGQGNLNVLGGALEGCSCEPMTGWFRDGHCRTDPSDVGQHSVCCVMSERFLNYSKAQGNDLSTPMPDFGFPGLKPGDHWCVCAPRWKQAYDDGMAPPVRLEATEHTALQVIPLDVLKTHAHQGIS; this is encoded by the coding sequence ATGCCGTCACAACAACAAGAGCAAAAGCCAGTTGGGCAGGGGAATCTGAATGTTTTAGGTGGTGCGCTTGAAGGCTGTAGTTGTGAGCCGATGACAGGTTGGTTTCGAGATGGACACTGCCGCACAGATCCCAGCGACGTGGGGCAACACAGCGTCTGTTGCGTGATGTCTGAACGCTTTCTGAATTACAGCAAGGCCCAGGGCAATGACCTGAGCACTCCCATGCCCGACTTTGGCTTCCCTGGTCTCAAACCAGGCGATCACTGGTGTGTCTGTGCCCCACGCTGGAAGCAGGCCTATGACGACGGAATGGCTCCACCGGTTCGACTCGAAGCAACCGAACACACAGCGCTGCAGGTGATCCCCCTAGACGTCCTCAAAACGCACGCTCACCAAGGAATCTCCTGA
- a CDS encoding DUF4090 family protein, which translates to MDFSGPDAIDNAIKAGLDIDGSPLPEAMLTLYREVMDQEAQRKRSGVRKSMRNRIVRTGAKHFSQDVLNTRLIEAGWEGLKDKEISFYFS; encoded by the coding sequence ATGGACTTCAGCGGCCCCGACGCCATCGACAATGCGATTAAGGCTGGATTGGATATCGATGGCAGCCCTCTTCCAGAAGCGATGCTCACGCTCTACCGCGAGGTCATGGATCAAGAGGCACAACGAAAGCGCAGTGGAGTGCGTAAGTCGATGAGAAACCGGATCGTTCGCACCGGTGCCAAACATTTCAGCCAAGACGTCCTGAACACCCGATTAATCGAGGCTGGCTGGGAAGGCCTGAAGGACAAGGAAATCAGCTTTTACTTCAGCTGA
- the metH gene encoding methionine synthase, with translation MQAVTETPTLIASRFLKRLHDPSRPVLVFDGATGTSLQQLDLSADDFGGEALEGCNENLVVTRPDAVQSVHRQFLDAGCDVIETDTFGAASVVLAEYGLEDKTFELNKRAAELAKEVAMEYSTDEKPRFVAGSMGPTTKLPTLGHISFDLLRDSYQEQAEGLIAGDVDLLIIETCQDVLQIKAALQGIEQAFETSGERRPLMVSVTMETTGTMLVGSDIAAVVSILEPFPIDVLGLNCATGPEQMKEHMRYLTDNAPFVVSCIPNAGLPENVGGVAHYRLTPVELKMQLMHFVEDLGVQVIGGCCGTTPAHIGALSEISSELNAAPRKVRTHHHERKALSYEAAASSIYGATPYLQDNSFLIIGERLNASGSKKVRELLNEEDWDGLVAVARGQVKENAHVLDINVDYVGRDGERDMRELVNRVVTNVNLPLMLDSTEWQKMEAGLKVAGGKCILNSTNYEDGDERFFKVLELAKRYGAGVVIGTIDEDGMARTADQKVAIAKRAYRDAVEYGIPAREIFYDALALPISTGIEEDRRNGAETIEAIRRIRTDLPQVHVVLGVSNVSFGLSPAARITLNSVFLHDCCEAGMDAAIVSPAKILPLMKISEEHQKVCRDLINDRRGFEGDVCTYDPLTVLTTLFEGVSAKAARESGPSLSDLPVEERLKQHIIDGERIGLEDALKEGLENYPPLEIVNTYLLDGMKVVGELFGSGQMQLPFVLQSAETMKSAVAFLEPFMEKEEGERSAKAKFLIATVKGDVHDIGKNLVDIILTNNGYEVINLGIKQDVNAIITAQEEHQADCIAMSGLLVKSTAFMKNNLQSFNEAGINVPVVLGGAALTPRFVNKDCNDVYDGKVIYGKDAFTDLRFMDALVTAKAKDRWDDRAGFLDGTPEGLSIGGDAEPSESADAAPESSSEPTETPDLKLPVSYHRSDAVPEEKAVITPFLGASVLQGDDQIPLDEVIAFLDRQALFAGQWQMRKAKNQSREEYEQDLADKAEPILQKWLARAKDDQLLHPAVAYGYFPCGRDGNAVVVFNPEGGAELGRFDVPRQRSGNRYCIADFFQDLKEGHPCDVLPMQAVTMGEEASRFSQELFRKDAYSDYLFFHGLAVQMAEALAEWTHARIRRECGFSDPDGMPLRDIFAQRYRGSRYSFGYPACPNVADSRQQLEWLQADRIGLTMDESDQLHPEQSTTALVALHSNARYFSA, from the coding sequence ATGCAGGCCGTCACAGAGACCCCCACCCTGATCGCCTCACGTTTTTTAAAGCGGCTGCATGATCCATCAAGACCTGTCTTGGTGTTTGACGGAGCAACTGGCACCTCCCTGCAACAGCTCGACTTATCCGCCGATGATTTCGGCGGGGAAGCCTTAGAGGGTTGCAATGAAAACCTTGTCGTCACAAGACCCGATGCCGTTCAAAGCGTGCATCGACAGTTTCTTGACGCCGGTTGTGATGTCATCGAAACCGATACCTTTGGTGCCGCCTCTGTCGTGCTGGCCGAGTACGGCTTAGAAGACAAAACCTTCGAGCTCAACAAGCGTGCTGCCGAGTTGGCCAAGGAAGTGGCCATGGAATACAGCACCGACGAAAAACCACGATTCGTGGCTGGGTCGATGGGACCCACCACAAAATTACCCACGCTGGGACACATCAGTTTTGATCTCCTTCGCGATTCCTATCAGGAGCAAGCAGAAGGACTGATTGCCGGCGATGTGGATCTACTCATCATTGAGACATGTCAGGACGTTCTGCAGATCAAGGCTGCTCTTCAAGGGATTGAGCAAGCCTTTGAAACCAGCGGTGAACGCCGCCCATTGATGGTGTCCGTAACGATGGAAACCACAGGCACCATGCTGGTGGGTTCCGACATCGCAGCTGTTGTTTCCATTCTTGAACCCTTTCCGATTGATGTTCTTGGGCTGAACTGCGCAACAGGTCCTGAACAAATGAAAGAGCACATGCGTTATCTGACAGATAATGCTCCATTTGTGGTGAGCTGCATCCCCAACGCAGGCTTACCAGAAAATGTTGGAGGCGTGGCGCATTACCGGCTGACACCGGTGGAGCTGAAAATGCAATTAATGCACTTTGTGGAAGATCTTGGGGTTCAAGTGATTGGTGGATGTTGCGGAACAACACCTGCTCATATTGGAGCTCTTTCTGAAATTTCATCAGAGCTAAATGCCGCACCAAGAAAAGTGCGCACCCACCACCATGAAAGAAAAGCCCTCAGTTATGAAGCAGCGGCCTCATCGATTTATGGCGCAACTCCTTACCTACAAGACAATTCTTTCTTAATCATTGGTGAACGACTCAATGCCAGTGGATCTAAGAAAGTACGTGAATTACTGAATGAAGAGGATTGGGACGGATTGGTCGCCGTTGCCAGAGGCCAGGTCAAAGAAAATGCTCATGTGCTTGATATCAACGTTGATTATGTCGGTCGTGATGGTGAGCGAGATATGCGCGAGCTGGTGAATCGAGTCGTCACCAATGTGAATCTTCCTTTGATGCTGGATTCCACCGAATGGCAAAAGATGGAAGCCGGACTCAAAGTTGCTGGAGGAAAGTGCATTCTCAATTCAACCAACTACGAAGACGGTGATGAACGGTTCTTCAAGGTGTTGGAGCTAGCCAAACGCTATGGAGCTGGAGTGGTGATTGGCACGATCGACGAAGACGGTATGGCCCGGACTGCAGACCAAAAAGTTGCGATTGCGAAAAGGGCCTATCGAGATGCTGTGGAGTATGGAATTCCAGCCCGGGAAATCTTTTACGACGCGCTCGCATTACCGATCTCCACTGGTATCGAAGAAGATCGACGCAACGGGGCTGAAACAATCGAAGCCATTCGCAGGATTCGCACGGATCTCCCCCAAGTTCATGTTGTCCTTGGCGTATCGAATGTGAGCTTCGGCTTATCTCCTGCCGCCAGAATTACGCTGAATTCAGTCTTTTTGCATGATTGCTGTGAAGCTGGAATGGATGCGGCGATTGTGTCACCAGCCAAGATTCTTCCCCTGATGAAAATCAGCGAAGAGCATCAGAAAGTTTGTCGAGATTTGATCAATGATCGTCGTGGATTCGAAGGAGATGTTTGCACTTATGACCCGCTTACAGTTCTAACAACGTTATTCGAGGGTGTAAGTGCCAAAGCCGCCCGTGAATCGGGACCATCCCTGAGCGACCTACCTGTCGAAGAGCGGCTGAAACAACACATCATTGATGGTGAGCGCATTGGATTGGAGGACGCTCTCAAAGAGGGCTTAGAAAATTATCCGCCATTAGAAATCGTCAACACCTATTTGCTTGACGGAATGAAGGTGGTTGGAGAACTGTTTGGGTCCGGGCAAATGCAACTTCCTTTCGTCCTTCAGTCTGCCGAAACCATGAAATCTGCAGTGGCATTTTTAGAACCCTTTATGGAGAAAGAAGAAGGGGAGCGATCTGCAAAAGCCAAGTTTTTAATCGCAACAGTTAAAGGTGATGTTCATGATATTGGCAAAAACCTCGTAGACATTATTTTGACCAATAATGGCTATGAAGTTATTAACCTTGGAATCAAGCAAGATGTGAATGCAATCATCACTGCCCAGGAAGAGCATCAGGCTGATTGCATCGCCATGAGTGGACTTCTAGTGAAATCTACAGCCTTCATGAAAAATAATTTGCAATCTTTTAACGAAGCAGGTATCAACGTACCGGTCGTCCTTGGTGGCGCTGCACTTACACCCAGGTTCGTGAATAAAGACTGCAACGATGTGTACGACGGCAAAGTGATTTACGGCAAAGACGCTTTCACAGATCTGCGCTTTATGGACGCGTTAGTGACTGCAAAAGCAAAGGATCGCTGGGATGATCGCGCTGGCTTCCTCGATGGCACCCCCGAAGGTCTCTCGATTGGTGGGGACGCAGAACCCTCAGAGTCAGCCGACGCAGCGCCTGAGAGCTCCTCTGAGCCAACTGAGACACCTGATCTCAAGCTTCCCGTCAGTTACCACCGATCCGATGCCGTTCCTGAGGAGAAAGCCGTCATCACTCCCTTCCTTGGTGCCTCCGTTCTTCAGGGAGACGATCAGATTCCCCTCGACGAAGTGATTGCGTTCCTCGACCGTCAGGCACTGTTCGCTGGTCAGTGGCAGATGCGCAAAGCCAAAAACCAAAGCCGTGAAGAGTACGAACAGGATCTCGCGGATAAGGCCGAGCCAATCCTCCAAAAATGGCTGGCGCGGGCCAAAGACGACCAACTCCTCCATCCAGCAGTGGCTTACGGCTATTTCCCTTGCGGTCGCGATGGCAACGCGGTGGTGGTGTTTAACCCGGAGGGTGGTGCAGAGCTGGGTCGTTTTGACGTCCCCCGTCAACGCAGTGGGAATCGCTACTGCATCGCCGATTTCTTCCAAGACCTCAAAGAGGGGCATCCCTGCGATGTACTGCCGATGCAAGCGGTCACCATGGGTGAAGAAGCCAGTCGCTTCAGCCAAGAACTCTTTCGCAAGGATGCCTACAGCGACTATCTGTTTTTTCACGGATTAGCCGTTCAGATGGCAGAAGCGCTTGCTGAGTGGACCCACGCCCGGATTCGGCGTGAATGCGGCTTCTCCGATCCCGACGGGATGCCTCTCAGGGACATTTTTGCCCAGCGCTATAGGGGTAGCCGGTATTCCTTTGGCTATCCAGCCTGTCCCAACGTGGCGGATTCCCGTCAACAACTGGAATGGCTACAGGCTGATCGCATTGGTTTGACCATGGATGAAAGCGATCAACTGCATCCAGAACAGAGCACAACAGCCCTGGTTGCTTTGCACAGCAACGCTCGCTACTTCAGCGCTTAA
- a CDS encoding branched-chain amino acid transaminase produces MHQFLPYAWFEGRCIPFDQAKVSIATHALHYGTGAFGGMRAIPDPEKPGGMLLFRPDRHARRLSQSAKLLLADLTEETVMEALVAVLRANKPTTPIYLRPFVYTSDLGIAPRLHNIETDFLIYGLELGDYLSPDGVSCRISSWTRQEDRSLPLRGKISGAYITSSLAKTEAVTSGFDEALLMNTRGKVSEASGMNLFLVRDGVLITPGVDQDILEGITRSSVIELAKHMGFQVIERPVDKTELCIADEVFLTGTAAKITPIRQLESTVLPTHRPVMDALRQRLVSITQGRDPEFSHWVTRIELED; encoded by the coding sequence ATGCATCAGTTCCTTCCCTACGCCTGGTTTGAAGGCCGCTGCATCCCGTTTGACCAGGCCAAAGTTTCGATCGCCACGCATGCCCTTCATTACGGCACCGGTGCTTTCGGAGGCATGCGCGCGATTCCAGATCCGGAAAAACCTGGCGGCATGCTGTTGTTTCGCCCGGACCGCCATGCCCGGCGTCTCTCCCAGAGCGCCAAGCTCCTGCTCGCTGATCTCACGGAAGAAACCGTGATGGAGGCTCTCGTTGCGGTGCTGAGGGCTAATAAGCCCACAACGCCCATCTACCTGAGGCCATTTGTTTACACCAGTGATTTAGGCATCGCACCACGTCTGCACAACATCGAGACTGATTTTCTGATTTACGGCTTAGAGCTCGGCGATTACCTCTCTCCCGATGGCGTGAGTTGCCGCATTAGTAGTTGGACCCGGCAGGAAGATCGCTCACTTCCCCTGCGCGGAAAAATCAGTGGTGCTTACATCACAAGCTCACTAGCCAAAACGGAAGCAGTCACGAGCGGGTTCGACGAAGCCCTGCTCATGAACACGCGGGGAAAAGTGAGCGAAGCCAGTGGCATGAATCTATTTTTGGTGCGCGACGGAGTCCTGATCACCCCTGGAGTTGATCAAGACATTCTTGAGGGAATCACCCGCTCCAGCGTGATTGAGCTGGCAAAGCACATGGGATTTCAGGTGATCGAACGCCCCGTCGACAAAACCGAACTCTGTATCGCCGATGAAGTCTTCCTTACGGGAACTGCAGCGAAAATTACGCCGATTCGGCAACTCGAATCCACGGTCTTACCGACCCATCGACCGGTAATGGATGCCTTAAGACAACGGCTCGTGTCGATTACGCAAGGACGAGATCCTGAATTCAGCCATTGGGTCACCAGGATCGAACTCGAAGACTAA
- the cobN gene encoding cobaltochelatase subunit CobN, whose translation MHRLSSLPGAESNEVFTVVEQPPAPILFLTSAATDISTLSACLRQPELGQWKEQLRALPLDCLRHPAQIDHYLATTGRAARVLVVRLLGGRGHWSYGLEQCRRWQSTAPQRTLIVLAGTADQNDELHPIGSVSPTLSQQLALLLREGGMPNMTKVLKAIHPFITSCTEPEALKDAPDLQPERMADPAPFDWRDESGAKVGVLLYRAHARAADTDWCDQLLTALRSRGLAPRALWVSSLRDPVVQEGVQRAFQAQDVQLVVSTTAFASVQFQEAGLGTPLWDGLDLPVLQLLCSGRSKQAWDATTQGLDPIDLSLQVVLPELDGRITTRIGAFREVQDAESSLSTAVKSLVPDAAGLNWLADHARCWVDLRQTDAAEKRVALVLANYPVRNGRLANGVGLDTPASTINILNWLSEAGVALGSESCPDASQALMAQLLSGRSNDPESSHLQPLAYLPLNHYLRWWRQLTPEARALIERRWGSPEQAVDLEEKGFAVHGLLLGHVAVLIQPSRGYDPDQISDLHSPDLPPPHRYLAQYLWLQEVHGTQLMVHVGKHGSAEWLPGKSVGLSEACGPGLALAPIPHIYPFIVNDPGEGSQAKRRGHAVILDHLTPPLGRAGLHGSLLSLEALLDEYVEARQVAAERCDLLEQQIKQLLQRLDWPSLPNASNEAPNDASSSPDQDNESWARCLDQVETYLCELKEAQIRTGLHRLGSQPEPLMQRELLLAIARSPSGGCQGITQAMAKVIGLECDPWSDEDGARLSAHDCRTLEQLGCDQPRRVSAAVSWLDDQALRLLEQITDEPSESLCPLLQQWLQDNKEPALLRLRDELVPRLLACASSEKTAFLAALAGRRIASGPSGAPTRGRPDVLPTGRNFYSVDLRGLPTEAAWDLGRRSAEQLLDLYRLEEGEDLRHLALSVWGTATMRNGGEDIAQMFALLGVRPLWDGPTRRMVDLEVIPLSLLARPRVDVTLRMSGLFRDAFPQLVGWVNRAVQLVSSLDETDGENPLAAITREQGPQSRIFGSAPGAYGAGLQALIDSGQWDNQDELGEAFLAWSSWSYDSDVRAQANREGLEAALRHVQVVLHNQDNREHDLLDSDDYYQFHGGMTAAVRRSGGTSVQPWFADHSRQERLRIHSLSREIDKVVRSRLLNPRWIQGMQQHGYKGAFEMGASLDYLFAYDASTNAVPDWCYGAICDQWLLEAGTQDFLTRSNPWVLRDMAERLLEAANRGLWSQPSPDQLDQIRGLVLQAEETVEKGGLSC comes from the coding sequence ATGCATCGACTGAGCAGTCTTCCTGGCGCCGAAAGCAACGAGGTTTTCACCGTTGTTGAGCAACCGCCTGCCCCCATTCTTTTTCTGACTAGCGCTGCGACCGATATCAGTACGCTCTCCGCTTGTCTTCGGCAGCCAGAGCTGGGGCAGTGGAAGGAGCAATTGCGGGCTTTGCCGCTCGATTGCCTGCGACATCCGGCTCAAATTGACCACTATCTGGCCACAACGGGGCGAGCCGCCCGGGTGCTTGTGGTGCGCTTGCTAGGTGGGCGGGGTCACTGGAGCTATGGGCTTGAACAGTGCAGGCGTTGGCAGTCGACTGCCCCACAACGCACCTTGATCGTCTTGGCGGGGACCGCTGATCAAAACGACGAGCTCCATCCGATTGGATCGGTTTCTCCCACCCTTTCTCAACAGTTGGCTCTGTTGTTGCGCGAAGGCGGGATGCCCAACATGACCAAGGTTTTGAAGGCGATTCATCCCTTCATCACCAGTTGCACGGAACCTGAGGCCTTGAAGGACGCGCCCGATCTTCAGCCGGAACGGATGGCTGATCCAGCCCCATTTGATTGGCGTGATGAATCAGGTGCGAAGGTCGGAGTCCTGTTGTATCGGGCCCATGCCCGCGCCGCTGACACGGATTGGTGTGATCAACTTTTAACGGCGTTGCGAAGTCGTGGATTAGCACCGCGTGCCCTCTGGGTGAGCAGCTTGAGAGATCCCGTGGTTCAGGAGGGGGTGCAACGAGCATTTCAAGCGCAGGATGTTCAGCTGGTGGTCAGCACCACGGCATTTGCATCGGTGCAGTTTCAAGAGGCGGGACTGGGCACTCCGTTGTGGGATGGCCTTGATCTGCCTGTGTTGCAACTGCTTTGCTCGGGACGATCCAAACAAGCTTGGGACGCGACCACCCAGGGGCTCGATCCCATCGATCTCTCCCTTCAAGTGGTGCTTCCTGAGTTGGATGGACGCATCACCACGAGAATCGGTGCATTCCGTGAAGTCCAGGATGCGGAATCCAGTTTGTCGACCGCTGTCAAAAGTTTGGTTCCCGACGCTGCTGGGCTGAATTGGCTTGCGGACCATGCCCGTTGTTGGGTTGATCTTCGTCAAACGGACGCAGCAGAGAAGCGCGTGGCATTGGTGCTTGCGAATTACCCCGTTCGCAATGGACGTTTGGCCAATGGGGTTGGTCTGGATACTCCCGCTAGCACCATCAATATTTTGAATTGGCTTTCTGAAGCCGGTGTTGCGCTTGGCAGCGAGTCGTGTCCCGATGCGTCTCAAGCGCTGATGGCCCAATTGTTGTCTGGACGCAGCAACGATCCGGAGAGTTCTCACCTTCAGCCCCTTGCCTATCTTCCCCTCAACCACTATCTGCGCTGGTGGCGACAGCTCACGCCTGAAGCTCGAGCTCTGATTGAGCGCCGCTGGGGCTCACCGGAACAGGCCGTGGATCTGGAGGAGAAGGGATTTGCTGTGCATGGTCTTCTGCTGGGTCATGTGGCTGTGTTGATTCAGCCCAGCCGTGGCTACGACCCCGATCAGATCAGTGATCTTCATTCTCCGGATCTCCCTCCTCCACATCGTTATTTGGCTCAATATCTCTGGCTGCAGGAGGTGCATGGCACCCAGCTAATGGTCCATGTGGGCAAACATGGCAGCGCCGAATGGCTACCAGGCAAGTCGGTTGGACTGAGTGAGGCCTGTGGGCCAGGACTGGCGCTTGCTCCGATCCCTCACATTTATCCCTTCATCGTGAATGATCCTGGAGAGGGTTCCCAGGCCAAGCGTCGGGGCCATGCCGTGATTCTCGATCACCTCACTCCGCCCTTGGGTCGGGCTGGATTGCATGGATCTTTGCTGTCTTTGGAAGCCTTGCTCGATGAGTATGTCGAGGCTCGTCAGGTTGCTGCCGAACGCTGCGATCTGCTCGAGCAGCAAATCAAGCAGCTACTTCAACGTCTGGATTGGCCTTCCCTCCCCAATGCATCAAACGAAGCACCAAACGATGCATCAAGTTCTCCTGATCAAGACAACGAGTCTTGGGCCCGCTGTCTTGATCAGGTGGAAACGTATCTGTGTGAATTGAAGGAGGCGCAAATCAGAACAGGCCTGCATCGTCTTGGCAGCCAACCTGAACCGTTGATGCAGAGAGAACTTCTTCTGGCCATTGCTCGATCGCCCTCCGGTGGCTGTCAAGGCATCACTCAGGCGATGGCCAAGGTGATTGGACTGGAATGCGACCCTTGGTCGGATGAAGACGGTGCTCGTCTTAGCGCCCACGACTGCAGAACCCTCGAGCAGTTGGGTTGTGATCAGCCCAGACGTGTATCGGCAGCTGTGAGTTGGCTCGATGATCAAGCGCTCCGCTTGCTGGAGCAGATCACAGACGAGCCCTCTGAATCTCTGTGTCCTTTGCTGCAGCAGTGGCTTCAAGACAACAAAGAGCCTGCTCTGCTGCGCTTGCGCGACGAGCTGGTGCCGCGATTGTTGGCCTGTGCTTCCAGTGAAAAGACGGCTTTTCTTGCTGCTTTGGCTGGACGACGGATTGCTAGTGGACCCTCCGGAGCCCCAACGCGTGGTCGTCCAGATGTGTTGCCTACGGGTCGCAATTTTTATTCCGTTGACCTGCGCGGTCTTCCCACCGAAGCGGCTTGGGATTTAGGCCGGCGTAGCGCTGAGCAACTGTTGGATCTCTACCGACTCGAGGAAGGAGAAGATCTAAGGCACCTTGCGTTGTCGGTGTGGGGAACAGCCACGATGCGCAATGGCGGTGAAGACATCGCCCAGATGTTCGCGTTGCTGGGGGTGCGTCCTCTCTGGGATGGCCCAACTCGGCGCATGGTGGACCTTGAAGTGATTCCTTTAAGCCTGCTGGCTCGACCCCGGGTTGATGTCACCTTGCGGATGTCAGGACTGTTCCGCGATGCCTTCCCCCAGCTTGTGGGCTGGGTGAATCGCGCTGTGCAACTCGTCTCATCACTCGACGAAACAGACGGTGAAAACCCGCTTGCGGCGATCACCCGTGAGCAAGGGCCTCAATCGAGGATTTTTGGTTCAGCACCGGGAGCGTATGGCGCTGGATTGCAAGCCTTGATCGATTCGGGTCAATGGGACAACCAGGACGAACTTGGAGAGGCTTTTTTAGCCTGGAGTTCGTGGAGTTATGACAGTGATGTGCGAGCCCAGGCCAATCGAGAAGGGTTAGAGGCTGCTCTGCGTCACGTGCAGGTTGTGCTCCATAACCAGGACAACAGGGAACACGATCTACTCGATTCAGATGACTACTACCAGTTTCATGGGGGGATGACGGCTGCGGTGCGTCGTTCCGGTGGAACCTCAGTGCAGCCCTGGTTTGCAGATCACTCTCGCCAAGAACGGCTTCGCATTCATTCCCTCAGCCGTGAAATCGACAAGGTGGTGAGAAGCCGTTTGTTAAACCCACGCTGGATCCAGGGAATGCAACAGCATGGCTACAAGGGAGCCTTCGAAATGGGAGCCAGCCTCGACTATTTATTTGCCTACGACGCTTCCACGAATGCCGTTCCTGATTGGTGCTACGGGGCCATCTGTGATCAGTGGCTGTTGGAAGCTGGCACACAAGACTTTTTGACCCGGTCCAATCCCTGGGTTCTCAGGGATATGGCCGAACGTTTACTTGAAGCTGCCAACCGAGGATTGTGGTCTCAACCATCCCCTGATCAGCTTGACCAGATCAGGGGCTTGGTTCTTCAAGCTGAGGAGACTGTCGAGAAAGGAGGTCTTAGTTGTTGA
- a CDS encoding PHP domain-containing protein, which yields MHDDHPLRDVLDTVGPESCPGLLNFHCHTVCSDGSLEPIALIEQATERKLSHLAVTDHHSTAAYVPMVAWLERARDRGETTPTLWSGMEISCILRGCLVHVLALGFTPGHPALLPYSSGDAAVGAPLRAGEVRKAIHSAGGLAILAHPGRYRLGFSALIEAAAELGFDGGEAWYDYDMQQRWAPTPLICESIDKQLKNLGLLRSCGTDTHGMDLKGR from the coding sequence ATGCATGACGATCACCCGTTGCGGGATGTCCTTGACACGGTTGGTCCTGAGAGCTGCCCAGGCTTACTGAATTTTCACTGCCATACCGTCTGCAGTGACGGCAGTCTGGAACCGATCGCTCTGATTGAACAAGCCACTGAGCGGAAGCTGAGTCACCTTGCGGTCACCGATCACCATTCGACCGCTGCCTACGTTCCGATGGTTGCTTGGCTGGAACGCGCCCGCGATCGGGGTGAAACCACGCCAACGCTATGGAGTGGGATGGAAATCAGTTGCATCCTGCGCGGATGCTTGGTCCACGTTTTGGCTCTTGGCTTTACGCCAGGACATCCTGCCCTTTTGCCCTATTCAAGCGGCGATGCTGCAGTCGGTGCTCCACTAAGGGCCGGTGAGGTCCGCAAAGCCATCCATAGCGCCGGAGGGCTTGCAATCCTTGCTCATCCAGGTCGCTACAGATTGGGGTTCTCCGCCTTGATTGAAGCGGCGGCAGAGCTGGGTTTTGACGGTGGTGAAGCTTGGTACGACTACGACATGCAACAACGCTGGGCCCCTACCCCATTGATCTGTGAATCGATCGACAAACAGTTGAAGAACCTTGGCCTTTTGCGTAGCTGCGGCACCGATACCCACGGTATGGACCTAAAAGGCCGCTAA